The Pelobates fuscus isolate aPelFus1 chromosome 2, aPelFus1.pri, whole genome shotgun sequence genome has a segment encoding these proteins:
- the LOC134586332 gene encoding tigger transposable element-derived protein 1-like, producing MAPKKHSGKKKVRSSNKGDKNSNAGDNVQSGNASDKNVQRKHGGKKKVHSSSKGDSKVVKKITIELKKEIIEKHDRGIRVTDLASEYKMAKSTISTILKNKAAIKGADVAKGVTMLTKQRTQVLEEVEKLLLVWLNEKQLAGDSVSEAMICEKARKLHSDLQQRSPSTSAASDEFKASRGWFEKFRRRTGIHSVIRHGEASSSDKAAAEAYKLEFAEFMKTEGYVPQQVFNCDETGLFWKKMPNRTYITQEEKALPGHKPMKDRLTLLLCANASADLKIKPLLVYHSQTPRAFREQNVNKARLPVMWRANAKAWVTRQLFMEWLHEVFAPTVRKYLSDNHLPERCLLLMDNAPAHPPALVDDMDAEYDFIKVKFLPPNTTPLLQPMDQQVICNFKKLYTKALFTRCFNVTEETSLTLKEFWKKHFNVVHCINLIDKAWEEVTSRTLNSAWRKLWPECVAEREHDLEGSDAEVVEEIVSMGKNMGLDVDGADVEELVEEHREELTTEELYELHSEQQKALLEEHSTEEEEEREEVSSDAIKSIMQKWNECHDFFEKHHPNITVTNRVLNLMNDNVVSHFRRVMQRRKRQVTLDRFFRQTEPAARRQRREETPEEDLPDVLMEGDSPPKQ from the exons ATGGCTCCCAAGAAGCATAGTGGAAAGAAGAAAGTGCGGAGCAGCAATAAAGGTGACAAGAACAGCAATGcag gtgacaatgtgcaaagtggaaatgcaagtgacaagaATGTGCAGCGCAAGCATGGTGGCAAAAAGAAAGTGCACAGCAGTAGTAAAGGTGACAGCAAGGTTGTGAAGAAAATAACCATTGAGCTGAAGAAGGAAATTATAGAAAAGCATGACCGTGGTATTCGTGTGACTGATCTGGCTTCGGAGTACAAGATGGCAAAGTCAACAATTTCGACTATTCTGAAAAACAAAGCCGCCATCAAAGGAGCTGATGTTGCAAAAGGAGTAACAATGTTAACCAAGCAGAGGACACAAGTGCTGGAAGAGGTGGAAAAACTTTTGTTGGTGTGGTTGAATGAGAAACAGCTGGCAGGTGATAGTGTAAGTGAAGCTATGATCTGTGAGAAAGCCAGGAAATTGCACAGTGATTTACAGCAAAGAAGCCCCTCTACAAGTGCAGCAAGTGACGAATTTAAAGCCAGTAGAGGGTGGTTTGAAAAATTCCGCAGGAGAACTGGCATCCACAGTGTGATTAGACATGGTGAGGCTTCCAGTTCTGACAAGGCCGCAGCAGAAGCTTACAAGTTAGAATTTGCAGAATTCATGAAGACAGAAGGATACGTCCCTCAACAAGTGTTCAACTGTGATGAAACAGGGCTCTTCTGGAAAAAAATGCCGAACAGAACCTATATCACACAGGAGGAAAAGGCCCTACCAGGGCACAAGCCCATGAAGGACAGATTGACCCTTTTGCTGTGTGCCAACGCAAGCGCCGATCTGAAAATTAAACCACTACTGGTGTACCATTCTCAGACCCCTCGTGCATTTAGGGAACAAAATGTGAACAAGGCCAGACTGCCCGTCATGTGGAGAGCCAATGCCAAAGCTTGGGTCACAAGGCAATTGTTTATGGAATGGCTGCACGAGGTGTTTGCACCCACCGTCAGAAAATATCTTTCTGATAACCATTTGCCTGAAAGGTGCCTTCTTCTGATGGACAATGCCCCAGCACACCCTCCAGCCTTGGTGGATGATATGGATGCTGAGTATGACTTCATCAAGGTAAAGTTCCTCCCCCCCAACACAACACCACTTCTGCAGCCCATGGACCAGCAAGTCATCTGCAACTTTAAGAAGCTGTACACAAAGGCGCTCTTCACTAGGTGTTTTAATGTCACTGAAGAGACATCCTTGACTTTGAAAGAATTCTGGAAGAAACATTTCAATGTTGTCCACTGCATTAACCTCATTGACAAAGCCTGGGAAGAGGTCACTTCCCGAACCCTAAATTCAGCCTGGAGGAAACTGTGGCCAGAATGTGTCGCTGAACGTGAACATGACTTAGAAGGGTCTGATGCAGAGGTAGTGGAGGAAATTGTGTCCATGGGCAAGAATATGGGTCTGGACGTTGATGGTGCTGATGTGGAAGAGCTTGTTGAGGAACATAGGGAGGAGCTGACCACGGAAGAACTTTATGAACTCCACAGTGAGCAGCAGAAGGCACTTCTTGAGGAGCATTCCACTGAGGAGGAAGAAGAAAGGGAGGAGGTTAGCAGTGATGCCATAAAATCCATTATGCAAAAATGGAATGAGTGCCATGATTTCTTTGAaaagcaccaccccaacattactGTCACAAACAGAGTGTTAAATCTCATGAATGATAATGTGGTCTCTCATTTCCGGAGGGTTATGCAGCGCAGAAAGAGACAAGTGACATTGGACAGATTTTTCAGACAAACTGAGCCTGCAGCTAGGAGACAAAGGAGAGAGGAAACCCCTGAAGAAGATCTCCCTGATGTCCTTATGGAGGGGGACTCTCCCCCCAAACAATAA